One part of the Solanum dulcamara chromosome 8, daSolDulc1.2, whole genome shotgun sequence genome encodes these proteins:
- the LOC129899115 gene encoding protein ETHYLENE INSENSITIVE 3-like, with amino-acid sequence MMMFEEMGFCGDLDFFPAPHKEVDVAAPQSQVEPDPVVDDDYSDEEIDVDELERRMWRDKMKYKRLKEMSKSKEGVDPAKQRQSQEQARRKKMSRAQDGILKYMLKMMEVCKAQGFVYGIIPEKGKPVSGASDNLREWWKDKVRFDRNGPAAIAKYQADHAIPGMNEGSNPVGPTPHTLQELQDTTLGSLLSALMQHCDPPQRRFPLEKGVPPPWWPTGQEDWWPQLGLQKDQGSLPYKKPHDLKKAWKVGVLTAVIKHMFPDIAKIRKLVRQSKCLQDKMTAKESATWLAIISQEEALARELYPDRCPPLSSAGVSGNFMLNDSSEYDVEGAQDEPNFDVHEQKPNHLNLLNISAERFKETMPLQQQSHPNKDELITNLDFSLKRKQANEPTVMMDQKIYTCEFLQCPHNELHHGFQDRSSRDNHQFACPYRSSSRFGVSHFQINEVKPVVFPQQYVQQKSSALPVNQGPPSFDLSGIGVPEDGKRMINELMSIYDSNVQGSKSQITGNVALTKEQPHQQPRVHQENYLLSQGIIEGNIFKNTNISATQSMLPQVDPFDQSKGLNSAFNVGSNDNFHFMFGSPFNLQSTNYNGNLPGIGYDTTPKQDAPIWY; translated from the coding sequence atgatgatgtttgaggaAATGGGGTTCTGTGGAGATCTTGATTTCTTTCCTGCTCCACATAAGGAAGTGGATGTGGCTGCTCCGCAGAGTCAGGTTGAGCCGGATCCTGTGGTGGATGATGATTATAGTGATGAGGAGATTGATGTGGATGAGCTGGAGAGGAGAATGTGGAGGGACAAGATGAAGTATAAAAGGCTGAAAGAAATGAGTAAAAGTAAGGAAGGTGTCGATCCTGCAAAACAACGTCAGTCGCAGGAGCAGGCGAGGAGGAAGAAGATGTCAAGGGCACAGGATGGGATCTTGAAGTACATGTTGAAAATGATGGAAGTATGTAAAGCTCAGGGTTTTGTTTATGGAATCATTCCGGAAAAAGGCAAGCCGGTTAGTGGGGCATCTGATAATCTTAGGGAGTGGTGGAAGGATAAAGTGAGGTTCGATCGAAATGGACCTGCAGCAATAGCCAAATACCAAGCTGATCATGCCATCCCTGGCATGAACGAGGGGTCTAATCCAGTTGGTCCTACCCCTCACACCTTGCAAGAGCTGCAAGATACCACCCTTGGTTCGTTATTATCAGCTTTGATGCAGCACTGTGATCCTCCTCAGAGAAGATTTCCATTGGAGAAAGGTGTTCCACCACCATGGTGGCCCACTGGACAGGAGGATTGGTGGCCTCAATTGGGTTTGCAGAAGGATCAAGGTTCTCTACCTTATAAGAAGCCTCATGATCTGAAGAAGGCGTGGAAGGTTGGTGTCCTCACTGCAGTGATCAAGCACATGTTCCCTGATATTGCTAAAATCCGCAAGCTAGTAAGGCAGTCAAAGTGCTTGCAGGATAAGATGACCGCCAAGGAAAGTGCAACTTGGCTTGCCATCATCAGTCAGGAGGAAGCTTTGGCTCGAGAACTCTATCCTGATCGCTGTCCACCTTTGTCCTCAGCTGGTGTTAGTGGAAATTTCATGTTGAACGACAGCAGTGAGTATGATGTTGAAGGTGCTCAAGATGAGCCTAACTTTGATGTTCATGAGCAAAAACCAAACCATCTCAATTTGTTGAACATCAGTGCTGAGAGATTCAAGGAAACGATGCCTCTTCAGCAACAATCTCATCCAAACAAGGATGAACTGATCACCAACTTAGATTTCAGTCTGAAGAGGAAGCAAGCTAATGAACCGACTGTGATGATGGATCAAAAGATCTACACATGCGAGTTTCTTCAATGCCCTCACAATGAACTTCATCATGGTTTTCAGGACAGATCTTCCAGAGACAATCATCAATTTGCTTGTCCTTACAGAAGTTCTTCCCGGTTTGGAGTTTCACACTTTCAGATTAATGAAGTCAAGCCAGTTGTCTTTCCTCAACAATATGTCCAGCAAAAGTCATCTGCTCTGCCTGTTAATCAAGGTCCACCGTCCTTTGATCTGTCTGGTATAGGAGTTCCTGAAGATGGCAAAAGGATGATTAATGAGCTTATGTCGATCTATGATAGTAATGTACAAGGAAGCAAAAGCCAAATTACGGGGAATGTAGCATTGACCAAAGAGCAGCCTCATCAACAACCTCGTGTCCACCAGGAAAATTACCTGCTCAGCCAAGGGATAATAGAGGGAAATATCTTTAAAAACACTAATATTTCCGCAACTCAGTCTATGCTCCCACAAGTCGATCCATTTGATCAATCCAAGGGTTTAAATTCTGCTTTCAATGTAGGCTCCAATGACAACTTCCATTTCATGTTTGGGTCTCCGTTCAACTTACAATCTACCAATTATAACGGAAATCTGCCTGGCATTGGGTATGATACCACACCAAAGCAAGATGCTCCTATTTGGTACTAG
- the LOC129900424 gene encoding glucan endo-1,3-beta-glucosidase 14, with protein MTSSLSLFLCLILLFNVLVAGAFTGTYGINYGRIANNIPAPESVVTLLRANKIKNVRIYDADHGVLTAFKDSGIQIIIGLGNEFLKDISVNEDRAVEWVKVNVQPYLPGTLIRGIAVGNEILGGGDTELWEVLVPAAKNVYNALDKLDLSHKIEVSSPHSEAVFENTYPPSAGVFKESILPYMLPLLNFSRQIGSPFYINAYPFLAYKSDPSHIDLNYALFKKSSGIYDAKTKLHYDNMFEAMIDATYFALEKAGFEKMPVICSETGWASQGDENEAGANVKNARTYNNNLHKLLLKKKGTPYRPKMVMRAYVFALFNENQKPGPTSERNFGLFKADGSIAYKIGFRGLVPSSASKDFALRGGFWSSQWFIALASTVVLTQFLDL; from the exons atgacttcctCTTTGTCTTTATTCCTCTGTCTCATCCTTCTCTTTAATG TTTTGGTGGCAGGTGCATTCACAGGTACATATGGGATAAATTATGGTAGAATAGCAAACAATATCCCCGCCCCAGAAAGCGTTGTAACGCTTCTCAGGGCGAACAAGATTAAAAATGTCAGAATCTACGACGCAGATCATGGCGTTCTAACAGCATTTAAAGATTCCGGAATTCAAATCATCATAGGACTTGGCAATGAATTCCTGAAAGACATAAGTGTGAATGAAGATCGCGCTGTTGAATGGGTGAAAGTAAACGTACAACCTTACCTCCCCGGTACTTTAATTCGTGGCATAGCAGTTGGAAACGAAATTCTTGGAGGAGGAGATACTGAACTGTGGGAAGTTTTAGTCCCTGCTGCTAAAAATGTGTACAATGCACTTGAcaaattggacttatcacacaaAATTGAAGTGTCAAGTCCACATTCAGAAGCTGTTTTTGAGAACACATATCCTCCATCAGCTGGTGTATTTAAAGAAAGTATACTACCTTACATGTTACCACTATTAAATTTCTCAAGACAAATTGGTTCACCATTTTACATAAATGCATACccttttttggcttataagagTGACCCTAGTCACATTGATCTCAACTATGCATTATTCAAGAAATCGAGTGGTATCTATGATGCAAAAACCAAGTTGCATTACGACAACATGTTTGAGGCTATGATTGATGCAACATATTTTGCGTTGGAGAAGGCGGGGTTCGAAAAAATGCCAGTAATTTGTTCAGAAACTGGATGGGCTTCACAAGGGGATGAAAATGAAGCGGGTGCAAACGTGAAGAATGCAAGaacttataataataatttgcaTAAACTGTTGTTGAAGAAAAAAGGGACACCTTATAGGCCAAAAATGGTGATGAGGGCTTATGTATTTGCTTTGTTTAATGAAAATCAGAAACCCGGTCCAACTTCAGAGAGGAATTTTGGATTGTTTAAAGCTGATGGAAGTATAGCTTATAAAATTGGATTCAGAGGACTTGTGCCTTCTTCAGCATCAAAG GACTTTGCACTACGAGGCGGGTTTTGGAGTTCTCAATGGTTTATTGCTTTGGCGAGTACAGTAGTGCTAACTCAATTTTTAGACTTGTGA
- the LOC129901189 gene encoding sm-like protein LSM8 → MSTGLGLESLVDQTISVITNDGRNIVGVLRGFDQATNLILDESHERVYSTKEGVQQLVLGLYIIRGDNISVVGELDEDLDSNLDMSKLRAHPLKPVVH, encoded by the exons ATGTCAACTGGACTTGGGCTTGAGTCTCTTGTTGATC AAACTATCTCAGTTATTACAAATGATGGACGGAATATTGTG GGAGTTCTGAGAGGATTCGACCAGGCTACAAACTTGATTCTTGACGAATCTCATGAAAGAGTTTATTCAACAAAG GAAGGTGTACAACAACTTGTGTTAGGTCTTTATATCATAAGGGGCGACAACAT AAGCGTCGTTGGGGAATTAGATGAAGATCTGGATAGTAACTTGGATATGTCAAAACTGAGAGCACATCCTCTAAAGCCCGTCGTTCACTGA